One Euphorbia lathyris chromosome 1, ddEupLath1.1, whole genome shotgun sequence DNA segment encodes these proteins:
- the LOC136210576 gene encoding uncharacterized protein isoform X1, with protein MARTSLPYSSAMSLEEKVLSDESGTLAVSIKPRKAIKPRKAKVYAVRDFPPNCGPAKRLSSFQDPENSKLQGSLVDLKSTTHKTEEFLSESESEMEVELLPSFSQDAYVNARLLSPSKNKDCETLRFPNEVQQIKTKLPPRWIRIPAERTFPLGCGRNTVLTVMETTGLNQKIVKGEQTGESGHQKNVSGTNGGKNMFRTRSISSLMKGEMQENDNNKSLSEHALAPSEIPGDRIIVQALMAAPNCPWTNSKRGRIKQKWKH; from the exons ATGGCTAGAACA AGTTTACCCTATTCTTCTGCAATGAGCCTGGAAGAGAAGGTGTTGAGTGATGAATCTGGTACCCTTGCTGTTTCAATTAAACCAAGAAAGGCAATTAAACCAAGAAAGGCAAAAGTATATGCTGTTCGAGATTTTCCTCCCAATTGTGGTCCGGCTAAAAGACTATCTTCTTTTCAAGACCCAGAAAACTCTAAGCTGCAAGGCTCGCTAGTTGATCTCAAGTCTACTACTCACAAAACGGAGGAGTTCCTATCCGAATCCGAATCCGAAATGGAGGTTGAACTACTGCCATCGTTTTCGCAAGATGCTTATGTTAATGCAAGATTGTTAAGTCCATCAAAAAATAAAGATTGTGAAACTTTAAGATTTCCAAATGAGGTTCAGCAGATAAAAACTAAACTTCCACCCCGTTGGATAAGGATTCCAGCGGAGCGAACATTTCCACTGGGATGTGGAAGAAATACTGTACTCACAGTTATGGAAACTACTGGATTAAATCAGAAGATTGTTAAAGGAGAGCAAACTGGGGAAAGTGGACACCAAAAGAATGTTTCTGGTACTAACGGTGGCAAGAATATGTTTCGAACTCGCTCTATATCATCTCTTATGAAGGGGGAAATGCAAGAGAATGACAATAACAAAAGCCTATCGGAACATGCCCTTGCTCCTTCGGAAATACCTGGAGATCGGATCATAGTTCAGGCATTGATGGCTGCACCAAACTGCCCATGGACGAATAGCAAAAGGGGACGGATTAAGCAAAAATGGAAACACTAA
- the LOC136210576 gene encoding uncharacterized protein isoform X2 gives MSLEEKVLSDESGTLAVSIKPRKAIKPRKAKVYAVRDFPPNCGPAKRLSSFQDPENSKLQGSLVDLKSTTHKTEEFLSESESEMEVELLPSFSQDAYVNARLLSPSKNKDCETLRFPNEVQQIKTKLPPRWIRIPAERTFPLGCGRNTVLTVMETTGLNQKIVKGEQTGESGHQKNVSGTNGGKNMFRTRSISSLMKGEMQENDNNKSLSEHALAPSEIPGDRIIVQALMAAPNCPWTNSKRGRIKQKWKH, from the coding sequence ATGAGCCTGGAAGAGAAGGTGTTGAGTGATGAATCTGGTACCCTTGCTGTTTCAATTAAACCAAGAAAGGCAATTAAACCAAGAAAGGCAAAAGTATATGCTGTTCGAGATTTTCCTCCCAATTGTGGTCCGGCTAAAAGACTATCTTCTTTTCAAGACCCAGAAAACTCTAAGCTGCAAGGCTCGCTAGTTGATCTCAAGTCTACTACTCACAAAACGGAGGAGTTCCTATCCGAATCCGAATCCGAAATGGAGGTTGAACTACTGCCATCGTTTTCGCAAGATGCTTATGTTAATGCAAGATTGTTAAGTCCATCAAAAAATAAAGATTGTGAAACTTTAAGATTTCCAAATGAGGTTCAGCAGATAAAAACTAAACTTCCACCCCGTTGGATAAGGATTCCAGCGGAGCGAACATTTCCACTGGGATGTGGAAGAAATACTGTACTCACAGTTATGGAAACTACTGGATTAAATCAGAAGATTGTTAAAGGAGAGCAAACTGGGGAAAGTGGACACCAAAAGAATGTTTCTGGTACTAACGGTGGCAAGAATATGTTTCGAACTCGCTCTATATCATCTCTTATGAAGGGGGAAATGCAAGAGAATGACAATAACAAAAGCCTATCGGAACATGCCCTTGCTCCTTCGGAAATACCTGGAGATCGGATCATAGTTCAGGCATTGATGGCTGCACCAAACTGCCCATGGACGAATAGCAAAAGGGGACGGATTAAGCAAAAATGGAAACACTAA